From the genome of Periplaneta americana isolate PAMFEO1 chromosome 17, P.americana_PAMFEO1_priV1, whole genome shotgun sequence:
ttagtgtaTTCGAGTCCAAGTGTatcatttcattttcactttattatctTATTTCTAAAGCTTTCTCAAACGCTTTGAGGTAGTACCTCTACCATTGGACTACTTTCATTTGGCCAGCAAACAACTGGAAGCAACAAAATTCGCTTTCAAGTTTTTCAAAAGGATAAATAGGAATGTTTCATTGATAAATTATCCCATCTAAATCTATGCAACAAATTTATATAGAACAAGcaaattcctttaaatatttggggtaaaATATATCCCAGAGAAATTAATCTGTTTGAAAATGAAAAGTGAATAAACGAGTTGGTTTCATTGTAACTTCCAAAATAATTCTGACCTACTATcacgaaagataatagaaaatCTGTACTTCATTCATTGACGAGAGTTATCTTATCAAACTCGATAGCTAGTATGTAAAGCGGAAGAGTAGGAGAAGGCAAAATAGTGTAGGATTAAGTATCATCACGACAAGCAGTCCACGAAAATCCTAGGTATCTTATTTAACGATCTCGATAGGTAATGTCGAGGTTACTCAGCGTCGAAATTAAACGTGAGCAAGAAATGGCAAACAAATGTCGCTTGTAACCCTTTAACACGAATAGGAATAATTTCATCCTGTGATTTTACTGGTATATAGGAATACATCTGAATATATACTAGGAAGTCGCATAGCTATTTAAATGGGATATAATGGAAAGCCATTGTTGATTTTCAGTATATCTATAGCTTATGGGCTTCCGAACCAAGCGATCTGAGGTTCAATATCAGGTGTGGGCaacggaagaaatttatcttccgtccaagCAAGTGAATGTTTCTCTTTGTCTTATGATAGTCCTATAAGATCTCATTGGAGATCGTGAGTCATGTACATTGATTAAAGCTTAGCATAAGagattattattttgtatatacaCGGCGTTTTGTATGCAGTTTGGTTCGAAATTGtgttataatacaatttattatatgaAGGACATCGTCCAATGTAATGATGAATGCTCTTATTTTTCCAAATAGTGAATTTATTGTTAAGTTGTTGAAAAAGATTCCTCAATTCCCTCTGGGATTCAAGAATGGGTTTGATGTATTTTACTACTCCTCTGGTATTGTTTTTTTATAAGAATAAATTTACAGTACCGGTAAATATGAAGTCTTATTTAGCCACAAAGATATAGGGAATGTGTCCGTGATCATCAGCAATCACGTAGGCATAATTTGTTAAGATGTTGTCTTCAAAACTGTTGTGCTTCTTTTACCATTTCAGCAAGATTTAGTTATAATTCATAAATTAAAGCAGTCGTTACTTTTCGTGGAATTGAAAGAGCATTTCGAACTGCATTACCTTTGAACTGAattttgtaatgctttttaatgctTTCTGAACTATTTAACAATAATTCCGGATACAAATAATGGGCCACAAAGGAGTTTTCTTTTTGGCATTAATTGCATTCTTATTATGTGAAAGGAAAGGAGACGTATCAGTGATCATATATAATCAAGAGTTGTTGTTCCTCAAGAAGTTTTCATGAAAACGCTTGTGTTTTAGATGGACGAACATTACAAATATGTCATTCCTTGATAACACTGGGACATCATAAATTTTTAGTTATCCatttagaattagaattatatcagaaataattgtttgaaatatataaaattcttcccgcgccgtggcgtcccggtctaaggcatcccgcctaggactcgcgttacggaatgcgcgctggttcgagtcttcatgtgggaagatattttctcatgaaatttcggccagtgtatgggaccggtgaccacccagcatctgatgcacttgaggagctaatataggtagcgaaatccggttgcgaataccagctataacggttggggggatcatcgtgctaaccacacgatacctctattctggttggatgatcgtccacctctgcttcggcatgtgggcgtgaggccagcagtcgactAGTCAATAAAATTCTCTTtcgaaaaattatttcattgagaactataAATATTGACTGGTTTTGATTTTAGTGCCTATTATGTATGTATCATGCTTAAATACGTCTTTGGGTCCTTAGGATTCAAATTCCCCATTACAGCTATATAAGGAAGAAATCTGAAGTGAACTTCAAAATAGTCTTATATGTAGCACACTTTAATAACACATCTGTGTATATAGATTGTatacaataaacaaaataaattgtttaatttctatGGACTAATAAATGAAAATTGTGTCTGTAATCGAAATAAAACCACATAACTCCCATGACACTGCAGCACTTAATTGTTAATTGTGATATTTCTTCACACATTCAACACTCCCCAATCTGATTTGATTATGTCTGCCCCTTTAACTCCCAGCATCATGGACGGAAAATTAGTGTGTGCTAAAGGGACAACTGGCATAATCGAAGCGTCTATAACCCTCAGACCTTTCACTCCGTACACCCTCAACCTAGAGTCCACGACGGCATCAGGGTCGGATGTAGGACCCATCTTGCATGTACCACAGAGGTGCCATATCCCTGTAGCTAGATTTCTGGCAAAACATGCCCAGTAGCTATCCGAACCGAAAGGCAGATGTTTACATCCCGGTAAAGGTTCATCGAAAATTCTTGAGCCGTATTTCTGAAATGCTTTCGTATCGCTAAGTCTCAAAAGTGTCTTAATGCCGACAACCTGGGTTTCTAAATCTTCAGGATGCTCAAAGAAGTCATGATATATAAGTGGCTTGTCAAATGGATTTGTATCTTTTAGTAATATTCTACCTCTGCTTTTTGGTTTCAGAGTTAACGGAACTGCCGTCCAACTATGGACCTCCTCGTATTGCTTATAAACAGAATCATATAAAATGTGGCTAATTCCTAACGCCTTATGGAATGTCTTGTCAGTAGAAATGCTAGCTCCGAAAAAGAGTAGTTCTAAATCAGGATCACCGTCTATACTTGACGGGTTTTTTGTATCGATTAACGCTATTCCTTCACATCCAGCTGGTACAGAATAAGGACCTTCGTGACGGTACAAATAGTCTACTGTATGCTTACCATCGTTTAGTAAATCATCAACCAACAGTGTAGCTGTCTGGTTTAAAATAAACGTTAAACCTAAAGAGCCTGGATGATCCATAAGATTATAACCTACTTTCAGATCCTGTATGACTGAGATACCCTTTTCTTGCAGATGTTTTTTCGGTCCTATACCTGACAACATTAGGAGTTGAGGGGAATTCACCGCACCTGCAGACAGTATTACTTCTCTTTTTGCGCGAACGATATACTTCTTATTGTTGTTAATGAATTCCACACCATAAGCAGACTTAGATACAGGGTCTATAAGAATCTTTGTAACTAAACTATTCTTCTTTAAGTGAAAGTTTTTTCGATTTCGTATAGGATGTAGAAACGCTCTGGATGCACTCCATCTTGTTCCGTTTCTCGTCGTAGTTTGTAGAAAGCTGAACCCCGTTTGTGTTTCGCCGTTATAATCCACAATTCGGTGTCCCAGCTCTCTTCCACCGGCAACGAAAGCTTCACCTACTGGAGTTCGATATGAATTGTAGTTGATAGTCACTTCTCCTCCTGTGGAATGGTAACGCTTGTCTTTTGCAAGTTCCGGTATGTTCATATCTTCGATCTGCAGGAAATATGGTAAAACATCTTTAAATCCCCATCCCGGATTACCAAGCTTCTCCCAATTATCATAATCTCTACGGTTTCCTCGGGTATAGATCATGAAATTTATCACACTAGTGCCGCCAACAACTTTCCCTCTCGGATACGAACATTGCCTATTCGTCATTCCGAGACAAACATGATCAGATGGTTCTGTTTTGTATTTCCAATTTGCTTCGGAGAATTGAAAGAAAGTCGTTAATATAGGTATGTCCATTATATAGTTTTCTTGTCGTCCCGCTTCAATGAGAAGAACTTTCCAGTCTGAAATCTTAGAGAGTCTGTTAGCCAGAGCACAACCCGCAGATCCTGCCCCCACGATGATGAAGTCGTATTCTGGGAGTAGCTGTTTTGTGTCTGTAGGTTCTTGACCGAAATGATTTGATCCCTCTCTGATAAGTTTCAATACTCCTTCTGTGAGTCCCCAGGTGCTGTTATTCATGCCCCTGCTTTTACAGATGTTCAGAATGCATATTTTTATCAGCAGTAGCGTCCAGCGTTCCATGATTTAGTTTCCTGAAACAAAAAGAATGTTATGTGTATAATTCTGAATAAGATCCCTTGGAACAAAAGGAACACTGCTAACTGTGGCTGTCCATTTTTAGATTAAAATtcctatatgaaataaattacaagGAAATCTTGTATATACACATCACAAGTCTTATTAGAAAGTAATTTAAGAGAATATACATCAAGGGATACAACTACAAGTTCTAAAGTACGAAACCTACTGTCCCTTTTCctacccatggcttgtcagtatatcttttcattaatagtcttcctcgtatgtaatcgtgagaaCTTTGTAACTAGTTAAACtgttcataacataaatacacgtcaaaaaaatgattttggtactccatcggcaagtctatcgtgctatcaaaaaggagtgcgttatatggcagtaaacatttttaatagcctccctatcgatataaaaaatgaaactcaaaacataaaattatttaggtccaaattgaagaag
Proteins encoded in this window:
- the LOC138693122 gene encoding glucose dehydrogenase [FAD, quinone]-like isoform X2; the encoded protein is MERWTLLLIKICILNICKSRGMNNSTWGLTEGVLKLIREGSNHFGQEPTDTKQLLPEYDFIIVGAGSAGCALANRLSKISDWKVLLIEAGRQENYIMDIPILTTFFQFSEANWKYKTEPSDHVCLGMTNRQCSYPRGKVVGGTSVINFMIYTRGNRRDYDNWEKLGNPGWGFKDVLPYFLQIEDMNIPELAKDKRYHSTGGEVTINYNSYRTPVGEAFVAGGRELGHRIVDYNGETQTGFSFLQTTTRNGTRWSASRAFLHPIRNRKNFHLKKNSLVTKILIDPVSKSAYGVEFINNNKKYIVRAKREVILSAGAVNSPQLLMLSGIGPKKHLQEKGISVIQDLKVGYNLMDHPGSLGLTFILNQTATLLVDDLLNDGKHTVDYLYRHEGPYSVPAGCEGIALIDTKNPSSIDGDPDLELLFFGASISTDKTFHKALGISHILYDSVYKQYEEVHSWTAVPLTLKPKSRGRILLKDTNPFDKPLIYHDFFEHPEDLETQVVGIKTLLRLSDTKAFQKYGSRIFDEPLPGCKHLPFGSDSYWACFARNLATGIWHLCGTCKMGPTSDPDAVVDSRLRVYGVKGLRVIDASIMPVVPLAHTNFPSMMLGVKGADIIKSDWGVLNV